GTGCATCTCTCGGGCACCTTCTTCTGCACGCGGGCGGCGCTCCCGCTCATGGTGGCCGGGGGCGGCGGGCGGATCATCAACATGGCGAGCATCGCCGGGACGACCGGCATCGCCGGCGCCACGCACTACTCGGCGGCGAAGGGCGGGATCATCGCCTTCACGAAGGCCCTGGCGCGCGAAGTTGGCTGCCAGGGCATCCTCGTGAACGCCATCGCGCCCGGCTACATCGAGACGCCGCTGCTCGACGTCCTCGGCGAGCAGCGCGCCGCCCAGACGGCGCTGATCGCGCTGCAGACCGTCGTCGGGCGGCTCGGCGAGGCGCGCGAGGTCGCCGAGACCGCGCTCTTCCTGGCGGGGCCCGGCGGCAGCTACTTCACGGGCCAAGTGCTGTCGCCGAACGGTGGCCTCGTGGTTTAGGGTTAACTCACCCGGGGGCCCGTCCAGTGCTCGCGCGGCTGCGCCGCGCTGCGCGCTTCCGATGCCCCCGGACCCCGCGCCGGGCTCGGCAAAGCCTCGCCCGGCGCCGACCCTCTGAGCTGAGTCAGCCGGCGACGCCGTGGGCCGTGGCGAGGAGGTCGATGGGGTGCTCGACGGCGACGTGGAGGCGGCGCGCGATCACGCCGGCCCGGATCTGGAGGAGGCAGCCGGGGTTGGCGGCGGCGACGACGTCGGCACCGCTCGCGGCGATGCGCTCGATCTTGCGCGCGAGCAGGCGGTCGGCCATCGCGGGCTCGGTGAGATTGTAGGTGCCGGCGCTCCCGCAGCACGTGTCGGCCTCTTCCAGCTCGACCAGACGGACGCCCGGGATGGCGGCCAGCAGGGCGCGCGGCGCCGCGCGCACCCCCTGCCCGTGCGCGAGATGGCAGGGATCGTGGACCGCGACACGGGCTGCGAGCCGCCGGCCGGGCGGCGGCAGCCCGAGCTCGGCCAGCAGCTCGAGCGCGTCGCGCGCGCGCCGGGCGACGCTCACGGCATGCGGATCCTCGGGCAGCAGGTGGTCGTAGTCGCGGAGCGCTGCGCCGCAGCCCGCGGCGTTCGACACCACCCAGTCCGCGCCGGTCGCGGCCAGCTCGCGAGCCGCCTTCCTCGCCAGCGCACGCGCCCGCGCGGCAGCCCCGAGGTGCAGGGCCAGCGCCCCGCAGCAGCCCTGCCGCGGCGGGACGAGCACGCGTACCCCGGCGTGCGCGAGAAGGCGAGCGGTCGCCAGATTCGTCGCCGGGAAGACGCTCTCCGCGACGCAGCCGGTCAGCAGCGCGGCGGTGCCGCGCGCGCGGCCGGGGGGATCGACCGCCGTTGGGAGGGGGCCGCCGTTCGCGGTCTGCGCGACGGCCGCCGCGAGGGCGAGCCAGCGGCCCGGCAGGCGGGACGCGAGGCGGCCGAGCGCCCGGCGGCCGGCGACGAGTCTGAGCGGGCCGAACGCGACCTTGCGGCCGGCCCGCGTGGTGAGCAAGGTGACGAGGGCGCGCCGGCCGAGGCGACGGGCCCACGATCGGTGCCGCTCGACGAACGGGCGCGCCGCCTCGATCAGCGAGCCATACGGCACGCCCGAGGGGCAGGCCGTCTCGCAGGCCCGGCAGCCGAGGCACAGATCGAGGTGCCGCACGACCTCCGGCGTCGGCCGGAGCGTGCCCTCCTCCAGCGCGCGCATGAGATGGATGCGCCCGCGCGGCGAGTCGGTCTCCGTGCCGAGCTCGAGGTAGGTCGGGCACGCCGCGAGGCAGAGCCCGCAGTGCACGCAGGTGTTGAGCTTCTCGTGCTCGACGAAGCGCACCGTCAACCGGCCCGCGGAAGTCTATTCCCCCACGCGGACCGGGACAATGTGGTGCTCGCGGACGATCAGCCGCCTGCGGCGACGCGCGTGAGACTTTTCCAGCTGCCGGCCCGGATCCAGCGGAGGTACGCCATGAGGGCGTCGATGTCCTCCGGCGACTGGACGTGGCCGTGGGCGAAGGCCGGCATCTTGATCACCTGGCGGCGGACGAAGATGCGGCCGATCGGATGCTCGGAGATGCGCGGGATGCCGCCTTCGGCGATCCACTGCCGCAGCTCCCCGTCGTCGCGCACCAGCTCGTCGAAGTCGCCACCCCAGAAGCCGGGGATGTAGCCTTTGAAGGAGCCGGGGTTCGACACCCCGCCCGCGCCGAGCGGGCCGTGGCACGCGAAGCAGCCGAGCTCCGCGGCGCGCTCGGCGCCACGTGCCGCGAGCGCCTCGTCGGGAGCGATCTGCCCCGAGGTCGCGCGCAGGAAGGCGACGAGATCCTCCACCTGGGATGCGCTGAGAAATGGCCGATACGCGGGCATGCGCAGGGCCGCAGCCTCCATCTTCGTGCGGTAGTCGGCATCCTCACGCTTGCGGCGCGGTGCGCCGTCCAGGATGTACTCGCGCAGGTCCTGCTCGCCCTTCACGTACATCATCTGCGTCTGCTCCCCGAAGGCGGGCACCTCGCCCTCCTCGCTGCCCGGGTTCTTCGTGCCGCCGTTTCCGCCGGGTCCGTGGCAGGAGAAGCAGCCGATCCCCGCCGCCAGCCGATAGCCGCGCACCGCGGGCGTCTCCTCGAGCGAGAGCACGCGCGCGCGCACGGAGGGATAGAGGAGCCAGGCGCTCTCCGCGAGCGCCACGAGGATCGCGGTCCACGCGATGAGTCGCGGCGCGGTCCACGGCTCCGGGGCGCCGCGCGTACGCAACGCCGGGCGGCCGGCCGTGCGAAGGCTCCGGAGCTTGCTGGCCACGCTCGCGCGCATCGTCTCGTCTCCCCCGCCCTAGAAGGGCGCCGTCTCCGGGGCGCCCGCCGCGATCCAGCGGCGGATCAGGTCGAGCTCCGCGGGCGAGAGCGGGCGGCCGACGAGCGGCATTTTCACACCCTCGGCCGGGGTGATGTTCCCCGAAAGCTTCTGGAGGAGGAAGCTCGCGTCGGGGTTCCCGGGCGCGACGCGCAGCACGCCGGCAGCCCCCGCGCTGGGGTTGGCGGAGAGCACGCCGACCAGGCCCCCGTAGGACGCACCCGGGGCCAGGTTGAGACCGCCCGACACGGCCGCGGCGCCGTGACAGGTGGGCGTGGCGCAGCTGGCGTCGAAGATCTTCTTCTGGATGGTGGCGAACGTCGTCCCACCGCCCTTCTTCCCGTGCGCAGGACGAGACGGGCGGCAGACCAGCGCCAGCGTCTTGCGACGGCCCTTGCCCAACCGCTGGAGCTTGAGGGCCAGGCGGCCCTTGCCGACCGGCTGGCTCACGACCGGCATGCACACCTGGGAGGCTCCCGCCGGCATGTGCGCCTTCATGTCCTCGAAGGCGGCGGAAAGCGCCTGGAGCCGCGGATCGGACGAGAGCTTCAACGTGGCCAGCACGTCCGGCCCGCATCCCGGCGCGGCGTTGCTCTCGAGGCACAAGGTCACCGGCGCCGTGCAGCTGCCGTCCGCAGCCCCGTCGGCGTCGCAGGTATCACCATCGGTGCAGCGGGCCGCCGGGCCCTTCCCGCTCCAGCCCGTGACCGCCGCCACCAGCCGGCACGAGGCGCTTGGCCCGGCGAGGAGGTGAAGGGGACCAGCGGGCGTCACCGTCGGCAGCGTGGTGGTCGTCGTGGTCGCGCCGTCCGGCACCGTGGTCGACGTCGGCGGCAGGCTCGTCGTCGTGGTGGTGGTGGTCGGAAGCGCGCCGAGCTCCAGGTGCAGACGCGGACGCTGGGCCGGGATCTGGCTCTCGCGCGAGGAATACTTCGCCCGATTCGTGCTGCCGTTCTTGATGGCCAGCGTATAGAGCCCGGCTCCGGCCTGCATGGCGCCCGTCACGTCCACGGTGACGGTCTGGCCCAGAGTCACGCTCCCGAGCACCGCCAGCGGCCGCGTGAAGTCCGGCACGAAGGGCGAGGCGTCACGCGCGTCCACCTTGCCATCGGCATTGGTGTCGAGGTCCGTCCACTTGAGCCCCGGGCCGCTTGCGCTCGCGCTGCTCTTGCCGGTCTGATTTCCCTCGACCCAGCTCGAATCGGACACCGGGTAGAGCGTCCCGCCGTCGGGCGAGGCGTCGGTGGCGAAGAGCGTCAGCGTTGCGCGCACCACCGGGGCCGCCACCGCCGACAGGTCGAACTTGAGATACACGATGTGGGCCGGAGACTGCTCCACTTCGACCTCGTCGGCCGCGCCGTGATCCCAGCCCGCCTCCGTGCCCGCCTTGACGAAGGTGTCCCCCGCCGGAGCGAGGTCCACGGTGTCCGCACTGGCCGTTCCAGTGGCGCCGAGTGCAAGCCCGAGCGCCAAGATCAGAGAGCAACGCATCAACTCTTCTCCTCTTTCTGTCATTTGGTTTTTGTCTTGCCGTTGCAATTTACGGCGTGACCTGGACCACGAGGGCGGGGTGCTGGCCGGTCCCCTCGCGGGAGTTGTAGATCGCGCTGTCGGTGCTGGTGGTGTCGATGGCGAAGCAGTAGACGCCGTCGCCGTGGATGGCCGAGGTGACGTCGAAGTCCACGACCTGACCCGCGGCCACCGCCCCCAGCGTCGCCAGCGCCGGCCCGTCGATCGCCGGCTGCGTGGCCCAGGTGACGGTCTTCTCGTCCCAGGTGCAGCTGGTGATCGCGTGGATGCTGCCACCGGCGACGCTCCCCGCGTTGGTCACGTTCGCCACCTGGAGCTTCAGGTGAGCGCCGGTGAGGAGGCGCGCGCCGACGCCGCTCACGCTGACGCGGAGGAAGGTATGCTGCACGCCGGTGGTACCCGGATTCGAAGCGGCGCCGTTGTCCACGGACATGACGGGCTTGGCCCCGAAGTTGGTGGTCGCCAGGTCGGACTGAACGTAGGTGTCGGCCACGACCGTGCCGGCCGCCGACGCGGCGGGCGGCGGGGTGGTCGTCGGGGGCGGGGGGGTGGTCGTCGTCTGGCTGCCCACGCCGACGAGGAGCTGCGGCTTACCCGCCGCCGCCTCGCGGGAGTTGTACCGCACCCCGTCGGCGGAGGGGCTCTCGAGGGCGAAGCAGTACACGCCGTCGCCCTGGATGGCGCCGGTCACGTCGAAGTCGACCACCTGGCCGAGGGCCACGGCGCCCGCGGTGGCGAGCACCGGGCCGTCGATCGCGGGCTGCGTCTTCGCGGTGAGGGTGTGCTCGTCCCACGCGCAGCCGGTGATCGCGTGGAGGCGCCCACCCGCGACGCTCTGGGAGTTCAGCAGGTTCGACACCTGCAGCCGCAGCGTGGCGGAGGTGACCTGGCGCGCGCCGACGCCGCTCACGCGAACGCGGAAGAGGGCGTGCTTGACGGGGCTGGCGTCGACCTCGAGCTTGGCGGTCGCCCCGAAGTTCTTGACCGGGGTGGCGGCATTCACCATGGCGTCGGCCTCGACGGTCGCCACGACAGTCCCCGGGGCGGGTGGGGGCGGCGGCGCCGCCGGACAGGTGCAGTCCACCCGGCAGGCGCCGGGGCAGAGCGCGCTGTCGGTCCCGTCGCACTGCTCGCTCGGCTGGTTGATGGTGTTGTCACCGCAGACCGGCGCCGGAGCGCAGGTGCAGTCGGCGCGGCAGCGGCCGGGGCAGGCGGCATCGGCCGTCCCGTCGCACTGCTCGCTCGCCTGGTTGACGAGGTTGTCGCCGCAGCGTGGCGCCGGAGGGCAGGTGCAGTTGGCCCGGCACGCACCGGGGCACAGGACGCTGTCGGTCCCGTCGCACTGCTCGCTCGCCTGGTTCACCTTGTTGTCGCCGCACACGGGGCAGGCGAAGTGCGGTGTCCCGTCGACGCCGACGCAGGAGCCGGCGGCACCCGACGCGGGGACTTCCACCAGCGCGTCGGTGGCCTTGCCCGTCCCGTCGTTGATGACGGCCACGGCGTCGCCGGGGTGGCCGTTCGGGATGAAGAGCTGCGGGTGGTCGAAGGGCGCGCTCTCGAAGCGCACCCGGTCGTCGGTGAGCGTCTTCAGGAAGGCGACGACGTTCGCCCTGTTGGTCGGCGATCCGACGAGGCGGCCGACGCCGGCGATCCTGGCGTCGAGGTTGGCGGCGTTGGCCTCGTGGAAGTCGCCGCCCCGGGTGTAGAACTCCACCACCTGGTCGAGGGTGAGCATGCCGCCGTTGTGCATGTAGGGGCCGGTCAGCTCGACGTTGCGGAGCGACGGCGCCTTGAACGCGCCGTCGACGGCGAGCACGTCGGCCGGGCCGATCGGCGGGAGGGGATTCTGGATGGCCGCGATCTCCGGAATGGCGAGCCCGAGGAAATCACGCCGGGCGAAGGAGAGCGGGACGCCGGCGGGCGCGGACCCGCCCACGCCGAGGTCCTCGGCCGTCGGCCGCACGCCGATGTTGAAGAAGCCGCCGTCGTGGAAGGCGTTCGCCCCGGCCGCCGTCTGCCGCTGCTCGATCGGCTCCGAGCCGGCGCCGAAGTTGTTCGTGCTCGCCGCGGTGAAGGTGGGACCCGAGTGGCACTGGGTGCCTGCACAGCTCCCCTTGAAGGTGTTGAGCCCATCCTGCTGCGCCGGGGTCAGGGTGGCGAGCCCCAGCTGCGCCTGGTCGAAGAGGCTGGCATCGGAGACGAGCGTGGTCTCGTAGAGCTGGATCGCGAGGCCGAAGAAGAGCGAGAAGTTCTGCTCCATCACCGTGAACTGGCTGGTGGTGAGCGGCGCGCCGGTGGGGGCGGAGATGGTGCGGACGCCCCCCGGGAACGTCACGACCTTGTCGGAGTTCCACCACTTGGGGTCGAAGGCCGTCTGGATCAGCGTCACGTACGACGACGTCAGGCCGCGCGCGCCGGGCGTCGTGCGGCTCCGGGCGAGCGGGCCGAGCACGCTGTCGGTGGGATCGACCCACTGCTTGGCGAGCGGCGTGAGACTCAGCATCTTCTTGCCGACCTTGTTGACCGTCCGGCCGGTGCAGGCGAGCGCGAAGTTGCTCCCGAGCACGGGGACCGCCTGCGAGGCGAGGCTCGCGGGCGCGATCGCGACCGCAACCGGCACGACGCTCCCATCCGCCTGCACCTGGAGCACGCGGGCGTTCGGGTTCCTCGGCCCGAAGGCGTCGACGCCGTTGAAGACGGCGTTGGCGCGCCCATCCCAGAAGTTCCGGAAGGTGAAGATCGCGTTGATCATCGTCGGCACGTTGCGCGGCTGGACGCGGCGGACGTTCACGCCGCCCACGCTGAAGATCGGATCGGGCGTGACCGTGCAGTTCTCCACGGCCTGGCCGGGGATGATGTCGTTGAACTTCTGCAGGGTGACGCTCTGCGAGGAGATCACGTCGTCGGCGTCGAAGAGGACCGCGGAGAGCCGATCGTCCGGGTTTGCCAGCTTGTGCAGCGGGAAGTTGGCCGCCGTCAGGGTCGCATTCGGCTTGGCGACCTCGAAGGTCGTCGCGGCGTGCTGCGTACCGGGGTTGACCTGGTTCTTCAGCCGGTTGTCGGCGCCGCCGTGGAAGTGGCAGGCACCGCAGGACTGGACGCCGTCGCTGCCGAGCTGCATGTCCCAGAAGAGCGCCTTGCCGAGCGCGACCGCGGCCGCCTCGTCGCGCACGAAGCCGGTGAGGTCGGGCTTCGGAACGGGGACCGTGCTGAGGGCACCGGGCGCCAGCTGCGCACCCACCGTGCCGGCTCCCAGCGGGACGACGGCAGCGAGCGACGCAAGGGCCACGGGAACGAATCGCTTCAGCGTGCTGATCCTCATGGGGGCACCTCTCCTGCCGGCTGTTGCGTTTCGATGCGCGTGAGCAAGCCGGGCGGTTTTCATCGGCAGGCGCTAATAGAATGCGCCGAGCGTCACCGTAAATTGGGAATTACCTGTACCGCTGGCGGGAGTTTCCCGTTGAACTCGCAGCACGTTGCGAAATGAAGGTGCCCAAAGAACCTGGGGATTCCATCGCGGAGGTCTGCGGAGCATTCCGCAGGCGTCTTGGGGTATGCGAGCGGCCGGCAGGCCGTCGGTGCGTGTCGACCGCGGAGAGAAAGATAGTCTACAACGCGCCGACGTACCGTCCGGGCGCGAAGACCCCGGCGGGATCGAAGGCCGCCTTCACCCGCCGCATGAGCGGCAGCCCCGGGCCGGGATCCCCCCAGACATCCAGGCCCGCCTTCACGGCCGGCGCCGCGCGCTCGATCACCAGCGACCCGCCGTGCCGCTCGAGCTCTGGCCGCAGCGCGTGGACGAGCGGCGCCACCGCATGCGACTCCGCCACCGCCGCGCGCACGACGCCGCTCGGGGCGTGCGCCAGGCAGCGCACCCCGGTCCCTCGCTCGCGCGCCGCGGCGGCGATGCGCTCCATCACGTCGCCGACCGCGGCGGGCAGCGTCGCGGCCTTCAGCACGGCCGCGGCCGGCTCGACCGGGAAGACGCCGAGACGGGCGCGCAGCGCCGCCCCTCCGGCCACCGGGACGGCGCGCAGGCCGAGGGATGCCGCGATCCGCTGCACGCAGGCCCGCGCGGCGGCGATCTCTTCGCCGATGCCGCCGAGCCCGACGACGACCGCCGCCCCCGCGCCGGGACCCTCGGGAAGCCCGCCCGCGCCCGCCACCTCCAGCCAGAGCGGGGCCGCGTCGGAGTCGCGGACGGCGAGCGCCGCGTCCGCGGCCTCGCGCGCGCTCCGGCACGCCACCACCACCGCCTCCTCCGCCGCCGGCCGCGGGCGCACCTTGAAGGTGGCCTCGACGATCACGCCGACCGTCCCGAGGGCGCCGACGTGCAGCTTCGGGAGGTCGTAGCCGGCGACGTTCTTGACGACACGGCCGCCACCCCTGATGACCGCGCCGTCGCCCCCGACGACGCGGAGGCCGATCAGCAGGTCGCGCACCGTCCCCTGCGACGCGCGCAGCGGGCCCGAGAGGTCGGCGGCGATCAACCCTCCCACCGTCGTGTCTTCCGGTCGGGGTGGATCGACCGGCAGCCACTGGCCGGCGGCCGCGAGCGCCGCCGCCAGGCAGGCGAGCGAGCAGCCCGTCTCGACCGTGACCGTCATGTCGGCGGCCTGGTGGTCGACCAGGCGCGCCAGGCGGTCGACGCGGACGAGGACGTCGAGGCGCGCCGGCGGGGCGCCCAGGTCGAGGTGGGCACCCCGTCCGCTCGCCACCAGCGCCTGGCGGCCCTCGGCGGCGGCGCGGACGACGGCCTGGACCTCCTCGACCGTGCCCGGGCGGACGACGGTCGCGGGGACGACGCCGTCGACCGCGTCGTGCGCACGACCGGGTGCCGCCCAGGCGGGCCCGACGAGCCCTCCCCAGTCGATCACACCGCCGCCTGCCGCCGCGGCGCGCGCGTCTCGACGCAGACCTTGGCGTCGGGGAAGATCTTGTGCGGATTGGCG
This region of Deltaproteobacteria bacterium genomic DNA includes:
- a CDS encoding DNRLRE domain-containing protein, which gives rise to MDLAPAGDTFVKAGTEAGWDHGAADEVEVEQSPAHIVYLKFDLSAVAAPVVRATLTLFATDASPDGGTLYPVSDSSWVEGNQTGKSSASASGPGLKWTDLDTNADGKVDARDASPFVPDFTRPLAVLGSVTLGQTVTVDVTGAMQAGAGLYTLAIKNGSTNRAKYSSRESQIPAQRPRLHLELGALPTTTTTTTSLPPTSTTVPDGATTTTTTLPTVTPAGPLHLLAGPSASCRLVAAVTGWSGKGPAARCTDGDTCDADGAADGSCTAPVTLCLESNAAPGCGPDVLATLKLSSDPRLQALSAAFEDMKAHMPAGASQVCMPVVSQPVGKGRLALKLQRLGKGRRKTLALVCRPSRPAHGKKGGGTTFATIQKKIFDASCATPTCHGAAAVSGGLNLAPGASYGGLVGVLSANPSAGAAGVLRVAPGNPDASFLLQKLSGNITPAEGVKMPLVGRPLSPAELDLIRRWIAAGAPETAPF
- a CDS encoding FAD-binding oxidoreductase — its product is MPQARLRRGRAAGPQLLHAGRRRAAHARARDRTFDRGGRPATPAAHRQRLPRRRRQHPPDPALRRARSGRGRPRAGRGAGDPGDLRRARREPHRRARHRRREGRRDAAPLRPRRPARDDAAARRLRPGGARQSAQDLPRRQGLRRDARAAAAGGGVIDWGGLVGPAWAAPGRAHDAVDGVVPATVVRPGTVEEVQAVVRAAAEGRQALVASGRGAHLDLGAPPARLDVLVRVDRLARLVDHQAADMTVTVETGCSLACLAAALAAAGQWLPVDPPRPEDTTVGGLIAADLSGPLRASQGTVRDLLIGLRVVGGDGAVIRGGGRVVKNVAGYDLPKLHVGALGTVGVIVEATFKVRPRPAAEEAVVVACRSAREAADAALAVRDSDAAPLWLEVAGAGGLPEGPGAGAAVVVGLGGIGEEIAAARACVQRIAASLGLRAVPVAGGAALRARLGVFPVEPAAAVLKAATLPAAVGDVMERIAAAARERGTGVRCLAHAPSGVVRAAVAESHAVAPLVHALRPELERHGGSLVIERAAPAVKAGLDVWGDPGPGLPLMRRVKAAFDPAGVFAPGRYVGAL
- a CDS encoding c-type cytochrome; its protein translation is MRASVASKLRSLRTAGRPALRTRGAPEPWTAPRLIAWTAILVALAESAWLLYPSVRARVLSLEETPAVRGYRLAAGIGCFSCHGPGGNGGTKNPGSEEGEVPAFGEQTQMMYVKGEQDLREYILDGAPRRKREDADYRTKMEAAALRMPAYRPFLSASQVEDLVAFLRATSGQIAPDEALAARGAERAAELGCFACHGPLGAGGVSNPGSFKGYIPGFWGGDFDELVRDDGELRQWIAEGGIPRISEHPIGRIFVRRQVIKMPAFAHGHVQSPEDIDALMAYLRWIRAGSWKSLTRVAAGG
- a CDS encoding 4Fe-4S dicluster domain-containing protein, whose amino-acid sequence is MTVRFVEHEKLNTCVHCGLCLAACPTYLELGTETDSPRGRIHLMRALEEGTLRPTPEVVRHLDLCLGCRACETACPSGVPYGSLIEAARPFVERHRSWARRLGRRALVTLLTTRAGRKVAFGPLRLVAGRRALGRLASRLPGRWLALAAAVAQTANGGPLPTAVDPPGRARGTAALLTGCVAESVFPATNLATARLLAHAGVRVLVPPRQGCCGALALHLGAAARARALARKAARELAATGADWVVSNAAGCGAALRDYDHLLPEDPHAVSVARRARDALELLAELGLPPPGRRLAARVAVHDPCHLAHGQGVRAAPRALLAAIPGVRLVELEEADTCCGSAGTYNLTEPAMADRLLARKIERIAASGADVVAAANPGCLLQIRAGVIARRLHVAVEHPIDLLATAHGVAG
- a CDS encoding DNRLRE domain-containing protein; this translates as MKTARLAHAHRNATAGRRGAPMRISTLKRFVPVALASLAAVVPLGAGTVGAQLAPGALSTVPVPKPDLTGFVRDEAAAVALGKALFWDMQLGSDGVQSCGACHFHGGADNRLKNQVNPGTQHAATTFEVAKPNATLTAANFPLHKLANPDDRLSAVLFDADDVISSQSVTLQKFNDIIPGQAVENCTVTPDPIFSVGGVNVRRVQPRNVPTMINAIFTFRNFWDGRANAVFNGVDAFGPRNPNARVLQVQADGSVVPVAVAIAPASLASQAVPVLGSNFALACTGRTVNKVGKKMLSLTPLAKQWVDPTDSVLGPLARSRTTPGARGLTSSYVTLIQTAFDPKWWNSDKVVTFPGGVRTISAPTGAPLTTSQFTVMEQNFSLFFGLAIQLYETTLVSDASLFDQAQLGLATLTPAQQDGLNTFKGSCAGTQCHSGPTFTAASTNNFGAGSEPIEQRQTAAGANAFHDGGFFNIGVRPTAEDLGVGGSAPAGVPLSFARRDFLGLAIPEIAAIQNPLPPIGPADVLAVDGAFKAPSLRNVELTGPYMHNGGMLTLDQVVEFYTRGGDFHEANAANLDARIAGVGRLVGSPTNRANVVAFLKTLTDDRVRFESAPFDHPQLFIPNGHPGDAVAVINDGTGKATDALVEVPASGAAGSCVGVDGTPHFACPVCGDNKVNQASEQCDGTDSVLCPGACRANCTCPPAPRCGDNLVNQASEQCDGTADAACPGRCRADCTCAPAPVCGDNTINQPSEQCDGTDSALCPGACRVDCTCPAAPPPPPAPGTVVATVEADAMVNAATPVKNFGATAKLEVDASPVKHALFRVRVSGVGARQVTSATLRLQVSNLLNSQSVAGGRLHAITGCAWDEHTLTAKTQPAIDGPVLATAGAVALGQVVDFDVTGAIQGDGVYCFALESPSADGVRYNSREAAAGKPQLLVGVGSQTTTTPPPPTTTPPPAASAAGTVVADTYVQSDLATTNFGAKPVMSVDNGAASNPGTTGVQHTFLRVSVSGVGARLLTGAHLKLQVANVTNAGSVAGGSIHAITSCTWDEKTVTWATQPAIDGPALATLGAVAAGQVVDFDVTSAIHGDGVYCFAIDTTSTDSAIYNSREGTGQHPALVVQVTP